The Planococcus halocryophilus nucleotide sequence TTTAGCTTACCAAGTGATTATTTTTTGATAATTTTGATTATAGAGGATATATTTTAAAAAAGATACACTCTTTTTACAAAAGTATGAATTTTTCATCATTTCACTTACACAAAGTTCCATTTCCTCTATTCCGTCTAACTTTTTGTACATTTCAAACTACCACTAATTTATTTTCGATTATATTTACACAAAAAAATAAAAGCCCACAGCTTTTCAGCTGTAGACTTTTATAATTTCATCCCTGTACGGCTCTTGAAACGACGAAGTAGAATATGACTCTCTACTCTTGTAATGCCTTCTAGCGCATACATTTCTTCGTTAATAAATTTTTCAAGATCAATAAAATCATCAACCAGTACATGCATATGAAGTGTCGATGGTCCGGTCATTTGGTAGCAGCTGGCGACGCTTGGGTTATCAGCTAAAGCTTGAGCTACTTTTACCAGTGAAGCGGGCTCGCAATCTACTTCAAAAAAGCCAGATACTTTTTTCCCTACTTTTTCACTGTTAATGACTACTGTAAAACTTTCAATAACTCCTGCTTCAGTGAGTTGATGCACTCTTTCTCGAATGGCCACTCGCGACAAGTTAAGCTCCTTGCCAATATCCACATACGACATGCGACCATTCCCCGTTAATAATGCTAATATTTTTCGATCAATGTCATCTAGTTTCATAAATACACCTCAAGCTCTTATTTTATTAGTTTGTTTGTTAGTTATTCAAATAAAGTTGTGTACAGTATATTCCGGGAGCTACTTCAATCACACCCGTCTCTTGAAAACCGAACAGCTTGTACAGAGTAATCGCTGGCTGATTAGCTGAGCCAGTACTGACTTTAAAGTCATACGCACGATATTTTTTCAGCACTTCACTTAATAATTTCTTACCTATTCCTTTCCGAAAATGAGCGGGGTCGACTACTAGTCGGTGGATATCGATCATTCCTTCTTCTACTTTATACGATAGAACCCCTTGTAATTGCTCTTCGCTATACCCAATAAACAACTCCGTGCTGTTTTGGATTTCGCGAATCGTTTCATGAAGCTGCGGAATTCCAAAAAAACCCATAAGCTCTGCTTCTACACGGTAAGCAGCTTGTTGAATTTGCTGAATCTTTTCAGCCATTTGTTTATCTTGATGATTTAATACAGTAATCATAAATTGTTCACCCTTTACTAACTTTACCATGATGCCATTCTAGTCGTTAACAATAATTAGTTCTGAAGAAAACGAAATATCTCATCAAATCGATCTGTAGCATCTTGATAGCCTTGGTTGTAAAGAGTTTCTAATTTCACTGGGTTTCGCTCTAGCCCTTTAATCTTGTATAAATCTTTTGGCCGAATGACCATCGCTAAGCCTTCTCGTTCCATTTGCTCGATAAACTCCATTGTTTCATTATAATACAAATGCCGATTCTCCATAGTCTTTGCGATAGCCGGATATTGTCGAACAAATGCTGGCATAATTCCAGCAAATCGACTCCTTTTTTTACGATAGCCTTTTTCTCTCGTCAAAATAATAATAGGTTTGGTTACTCCATCTGATAATGCTTTTCGAATAGGCAGCGGATCGGCAATACTGCCATCCATTAAAAATCTCCCTTCGAATTCTACTGGTTGTGCCATTAATGGCAAGGAACTTGAAGCTCTAACAATCGTTAGCACATCTTCTGGACGTCTTTGTTTTTCAAAATAAAGTGCTTCACCTGTTAAACAATCTGTTACTCCTACAACAAACTCTTCTGTAGCGTTATGAAAGCGATCATAATCAAAGGGCACTAAGCTGTTTGGGATTTTATCAAAGATTAAGTCCATACCAAAAAGTTCACGCTTTGTTAGCAAATTTTTAACCGAAAGGTATTCTGGATGATTGACATAACCAATGGTAACTTCTCGATTCCGGCCATTTTGTCTAGAAATGTAAGAAGAGGCATGACAGGCTCCTGCTGAGACACCAATCACGTAGTCCACAAAAACACTTTCTTCCAATAGTTTTTCGAGAACACCGCCGGTATAGACACCTCGCATGCCACCGCCTTCTAGCACGAGTCCACTTTTCATGTTTCCCCCTCCTTCAGCTAGTTAGATACTCAACTCCTTCATTTCAACCAACTTTTCTATCAATTCTACCTTGTTGTTTTTTGGAGAATTTACTTCTTGAGAAACACGATATGCCTCCATATCTTTAGCTTGATAAGGTTTTAGTAATGCTTTCAATGTTTCAACATCTTCTACGCGCGGATCCAACCAAGTTTTTTCATCTGCTTTCGATAATATAACCGGCATCCTATCATGAATTGATTCCATCAATTTATTGGGAGCTGTCGTCAAAATAGAGCAGCTATTTACTATTTGGCCATCTGGGGCTTTCCATGATTCCCAGAGTGCCGCAAAAGCGAAAGGCTCTCCAGTCTTTAACTTAATGCGCATCGGGATTTTTTCGCCGTCTTTATGCTGCCATTCGTAAAAAGAATCGGCCACCACTAAACAGCGCTTCTTTTTAAAAGCTTTCCGAAAACTAGGCTTTTCCGCTACTGTTTCCGAGCGGGCATTGATCATTTTGTAACCAATTTTCGTATCTTTTGCCCACGGAGGGATTAATCCCCACCGTAGTTGACCTAACCGGTTTTTATCGCCATCATTTACAATCGCAACTACTTGTTGAGAAGGGGCAATATTATAACTTACGGCATATTCATCTTTACTTAGTGTTGCTTCTTCAATATTAAAACGCTCGATTAACACTGTGTAATCTGTAAACAATGAGTACCTTCCACACACCATAACCACTCCTTTCTCTAATTCGTTGTCACTATAAATATAACAGAAAATTCTTTCT carries:
- a CDS encoding Lrp/AsnC family transcriptional regulator, producing the protein MKLDDIDRKILALLTGNGRMSYVDIGKELNLSRVAIRERVHQLTEAGVIESFTVVINSEKVGKKVSGFFEVDCEPASLVKVAQALADNPSVASCYQMTGPSTLHMHVLVDDFIDLEKFINEEMYALEGITRVESHILLRRFKSRTGMKL
- a CDS encoding GNAT family N-acetyltransferase gives rise to the protein MITVLNHQDKQMAEKIQQIQQAAYRVEAELMGFFGIPQLHETIREIQNSTELFIGYSEEQLQGVLSYKVEEGMIDIHRLVVDPAHFRKGIGKKLLSEVLKKYRAYDFKVSTGSANQPAITLYKLFGFQETGVIEVAPGIYCTQLYLNN
- a CDS encoding patatin-like phospholipase family protein, translated to MKSGLVLEGGGMRGVYTGGVLEKLLEESVFVDYVIGVSAGACHASSYISRQNGRNREVTIGYVNHPEYLSVKNLLTKRELFGMDLIFDKIPNSLVPFDYDRFHNATEEFVVGVTDCLTGEALYFEKQRRPEDVLTIVRASSSLPLMAQPVEFEGRFLMDGSIADPLPIRKALSDGVTKPIIILTREKGYRKKRSRFAGIMPAFVRQYPAIAKTMENRHLYYNETMEFIEQMEREGLAMVIRPKDLYKIKGLERNPVKLETLYNQGYQDATDRFDEIFRFLQN
- a CDS encoding SOS response-associated peptidase, coding for MCGRYSLFTDYTVLIERFNIEEATLSKDEYAVSYNIAPSQQVVAIVNDGDKNRLGQLRWGLIPPWAKDTKIGYKMINARSETVAEKPSFRKAFKKKRCLVVADSFYEWQHKDGEKIPMRIKLKTGEPFAFAALWESWKAPDGQIVNSCSILTTAPNKLMESIHDRMPVILSKADEKTWLDPRVEDVETLKALLKPYQAKDMEAYRVSQEVNSPKNNKVELIEKLVEMKELSI